Proteins found in one Acidobacteriota bacterium genomic segment:
- a CDS encoding arsenate reductase family protein, giving the protein MRLPDSDDQIVILHNPRCSKSRQGLELLVRASVPHQQWRYLEQPPTLDELREIGRRLGRPPIEWLRRKEDAFKASGLGPEADADALYALMARHPKVMERPIVIRGKRAVLGRPPEAIETLLD; this is encoded by the coding sequence ATGCGCTTGCCCGATTCCGACGACCAGATCGTGATCCTGCACAACCCGCGCTGCTCGAAGAGCCGCCAGGGCCTGGAGCTGCTCGTGCGGGCCTCGGTGCCGCACCAGCAGTGGCGCTACCTCGAACAGCCGCCCACCCTCGACGAACTGCGGGAGATCGGCCGCCGCCTCGGACGCCCGCCCATCGAATGGTTGCGGCGCAAGGAAGACGCCTTCAAGGCTTCCGGCCTCGGTCCCGAAGCCGACGCAGACGCGCTCTACGCCTTGATGGCCCGGCACCCGAAGGTCATGGAACGCCCCATCGTGATCCGAGGGAAGCGAGCCGTGCTGGGGCGGCCGCCGGAGGCCATCGAAACGCTGCTGGATTGA
- a CDS encoding acyl carrier protein: MTEEAKIRQFLLDSYLMSEDEKVEDTDSFIEKGVLDSTGVLELVAFLEEEFSVKVLDDELTPENLDSIRLVADFVRRKRAESAA, translated from the coding sequence ATGACCGAGGAAGCGAAGATCAGGCAGTTTCTGCTGGATAGCTACTTGATGTCCGAGGACGAGAAGGTGGAAGACACCGACTCGTTCATCGAAAAAGGCGTGCTCGATTCCACGGGTGTGCTGGAACTCGTCGCGTTTCTCGAGGAAGAGTTCTCGGTCAAGGTGCTCGACGACGAGTTGACACCGGAAAATCTCGACTCGATCCGGCTGGTGGCGGACTTCGTGCGCCGCAAGCGGGCGGAGAGCGCCGCCTGA
- a CDS encoding GDSL-type esterase/lipase family protein, which translates to MVVVGDSLSAGYMSGGLEEEGQLAGYAALVARQAAAPLSLPLIAYPGVPNIMELETWGPPPVFGAVAGQSSGRIDPFTQATDLAVPGHDVLDALEARPDFPIDSLTDLVLGLPGLLEGVSMSQVEWAEALEPGVILLWIGNNDILGAATSGSPELMTDPEVFEAAFGEIFDRLAATGAPIVVANIPDTTVIGYLTPVSELSWTLGVPIEILSQVLGVGADDYVTLPGLDLVGKILGGTMPGPLPDTAVLDAEETGQIRRRTELFNTFIAAKAEEHAAALVDIHGLLERADAGGVMACGKRLATHFLGGVFSLDGVHPTRTGYAVVANEFIAAINDTFQTALPMVDLCEVSATDPLLPPGLSFAPSALGAPDRGLLRPHP; encoded by the coding sequence ATGGTAGTAGTCGGCGACTCGCTCTCCGCCGGCTACATGAGCGGAGGCCTCGAGGAGGAAGGCCAACTGGCGGGCTACGCCGCCCTGGTGGCCCGACAGGCGGCAGCGCCGCTCTCCCTGCCCCTGATCGCCTACCCCGGGGTGCCCAACATCATGGAGCTGGAGACCTGGGGCCCGCCGCCGGTCTTCGGCGCGGTCGCCGGCCAGTCCTCCGGGCGTATCGACCCCTTCACCCAGGCCACCGACCTGGCCGTCCCTGGGCATGACGTGCTCGACGCCCTCGAAGCCCGCCCCGACTTCCCCATCGACAGCCTGACAGACCTGGTCCTGGGCCTGCCGGGACTGCTCGAAGGGGTTTCCATGAGCCAGGTGGAGTGGGCCGAGGCCCTCGAGCCCGGCGTGATCCTGCTCTGGATCGGCAACAACGACATCCTTGGAGCCGCGACCTCCGGCTCACCCGAACTGATGACCGACCCGGAGGTCTTCGAAGCCGCCTTCGGAGAGATCTTCGACCGCCTGGCGGCTACCGGCGCGCCGATCGTGGTGGCCAACATCCCCGACACCACCGTGATCGGTTACCTGACCCCGGTGTCGGAACTCTCCTGGACGCTCGGCGTGCCGATCGAGATCCTCTCCCAGGTCCTGGGAGTCGGCGCCGACGACTACGTCACCCTGCCCGGCCTGGACCTGGTGGGCAAGATCCTGGGCGGCACCATGCCGGGTCCCCTTCCCGACACAGCCGTCCTCGACGCCGAAGAGACCGGGCAAATTCGCCGGCGCACCGAGTTGTTCAACACCTTCATCGCGGCCAAGGCCGAGGAACACGCGGCGGCCCTGGTCGACATCCACGGCCTGCTCGAACGCGCCGACGCGGGCGGCGTCATGGCCTGCGGCAAGCGGCTGGCCACCCACTTCCTCGGCGGAGTCTTCTCCCTCGACGGTGTCCACCCGACTCGCACCGGCTACGCCGTGGTGGCCAACGAGTTCATCGCGGCCATCAACGACACCTTCCAGACGGCCCTGCCGATGGTGGACCTCTGCGAGGTGAGCGCCACCGATCCCCTGCTGCCGCCGGGACTGAGCTTCGCTCCCTCGGCCCTGGGCGCTCCGGACCGGGGCCTGCTGCGGCCGCACCCCTGA
- a CDS encoding 4Fe-4S binding protein gives MGRGDGSTPARPCGEAVGVRLRWTRWRRASQFFFALFFTLLPLSARWWGQTAVLGTLASLHLGPVALVDPAAGLASMLASRSAQLSLLGGMILPVLLALVLGPVFCSWICPWGLISEVLDKLPGRRPRAGTRPAGRLRWLWLAGVLAASAGLGLPLAALISAPRLITQLPLEILYLGGATVGTVVLLVVLLVLEIVLPRRTWCRLLCPVGSVLVLIRLPWTLTVGWQAQTCRPGLQGTNCVKACSWRLDPRHLRPYDGCTNCGACIEGCPTSPGSLRFRSHRS, from the coding sequence ATGGGACGGGGCGACGGATCGACGCCGGCCCGTCCCTGCGGTGAGGCCGTGGGCGTCCGGTTACGCTGGACCCGCTGGAGGCGGGCCAGCCAGTTCTTCTTCGCGCTCTTCTTCACGCTGCTGCCCCTGTCGGCCAGGTGGTGGGGGCAGACGGCGGTCTTGGGAACGCTGGCCTCCTTGCACCTCGGTCCCGTGGCGCTGGTGGATCCCGCCGCGGGCCTGGCCTCGATGCTCGCGTCGCGCTCGGCGCAGCTCTCGCTGCTGGGGGGGATGATCCTTCCGGTTCTGCTGGCCCTGGTCCTGGGCCCCGTCTTTTGCTCGTGGATCTGTCCCTGGGGGCTGATCAGCGAGGTGTTGGACAAGTTGCCGGGGCGACGGCCGCGGGCGGGAACTCGGCCGGCGGGCCGCTTGCGATGGCTTTGGCTGGCAGGTGTGCTGGCCGCTTCCGCCGGGCTCGGCCTGCCCCTGGCGGCGTTGATTTCCGCCCCCCGTCTGATCACCCAGCTTCCGCTGGAGATCCTGTATCTCGGCGGAGCCACCGTGGGCACCGTTGTCCTGCTCGTCGTGTTGCTGGTGCTCGAAATCGTGCTCCCGCGGCGGACCTGGTGCCGGCTCCTCTGCCCGGTGGGCTCGGTGCTGGTGTTGATCCGGTTGCCCTGGACGCTGACCGTGGGCTGGCAGGCGCAGACTTGCCGGCCGGGACTGCAGGGCACCAACTGCGTGAAAGCCTGCTCCTGGCGCCTCGATCCGCGTCACCTGCGCCCCTACGACGGCTGCACCAACTGCGGCGCCTGCATCGAGGGTTGCCCCACCAGTCCCGGATCCCTCCGCTTCCGCTCCCACCGAAGCTGA
- a CDS encoding 4Fe-4S dicluster domain-containing protein, translating into MQRSRRGFLAWFNDSDLRPPGARREEEFLRLCIQCQRCTESCPYRAIRPAGWTFGAGMGTPVIRPEQTPCYLCMICPPLCPTGALQPVAKEDVDMGEAVVDEDLCYAFQGILCRACVDACPFQDKALRQNFALEPVVDREFCVGCGLCVPPCPARPIAIRVKRREFL; encoded by the coding sequence ATGCAACGCAGCCGCAGAGGGTTTCTCGCCTGGTTCAACGATTCCGACTTGCGTCCCCCCGGAGCCCGCCGGGAGGAGGAGTTTCTGCGCCTGTGCATCCAGTGCCAGCGTTGCACCGAATCGTGTCCCTACCGGGCGATCCGGCCTGCGGGTTGGACTTTCGGCGCCGGCATGGGGACCCCGGTGATCCGGCCGGAGCAAACCCCCTGCTACCTGTGCATGATCTGTCCGCCCCTCTGTCCCACCGGCGCCCTCCAGCCCGTGGCCAAGGAAGACGTGGACATGGGCGAGGCGGTGGTGGACGAAGATCTCTGCTATGCCTTCCAGGGCATCCTTTGCCGGGCTTGCGTCGATGCCTGCCCTTTCCAGGACAAGGCTCTGCGTCAGAACTTCGCCCTCGAGCCGGTGGTGGACCGGGAGTTCTGTGTGGGGTGTGGCCTTTGTGTGCCACCGTGTCCGGCCCGTCCCATCGCGATTCGCGTCAAGCGGCGGGAATTCCTCTGA
- a CDS encoding nitrate reductase, producing MAVSRRKFLFTTAAASALAALGKGGQTLAETGGSGITWTKGVCRYCGTGCGVYKGVMGGKLVAVKGDKYNHNQGFLCLKGFLLAQVPNHPDRLKKPMVRKNGKLVETSWDEALSLVAKRFKDSVKKHGSDSVAFYGSGQGYTEESYAANKLFRAGFRTNNIEGNPRLCMASAVGGYVTTFGKDEPMGCYEDIDHADVFFLIGSNTAEAHPIIFRRIAKRKETGGAVKVIVADPRRTPTARIADLHLRFKPGTDLAILNAMAHVMVKENLVDPKFIKNSVGFGAGKAADKSWEDYKAFLETYTPEYAEKVSGCPKDDIIAAARIFGAKGKRTLSFWTMGLNQRTRGVWANNLVHNLHLITGKIGMPGSTSFSLTGQPNACGGVRDQGGLSHLLPYGRLSGKPEHRALMEKLWGLEPGTLPDRPGKHAIAMFQGLESGDIKCIYIMCTNPGQSLPNVNRYRKAMQSKDTFVVVSDIFPTRTTELADVVLPAAAWGEKEGVYGCSERRYQLDSKVVDPVGEARPDFDILVDLAHRCGFKDLLPWKHPAEAWDEIRRIAKDTPYAFWGITRDRLHKDHGVLWPCPSEGHPGTKRRYVKGEDPLVPADWPHRMMFYGKPDKKAVVWFRPQKDPQEVPDKEYPFYFTTGRVIEHWHTGTMTGRCKELAHARREAEVEIHPDDAKKIGVRAGGKVKVSSRRGSVVFPVNVTDTSPRGMVFVNMHDADRMCNEITVDAYDPGSKQPEFKICAVKLEKA from the coding sequence ATGGCTGTTAGCCGCAGAAAATTCCTCTTCACCACCGCTGCCGCCTCGGCGCTGGCCGCGCTGGGCAAGGGCGGCCAGACGTTGGCCGAGACCGGTGGATCGGGCATCACCTGGACCAAGGGCGTGTGCCGCTACTGCGGCACGGGTTGCGGCGTCTACAAGGGGGTGATGGGCGGCAAGCTGGTGGCCGTCAAGGGTGACAAGTACAACCACAACCAGGGTTTTCTTTGCCTGAAAGGCTTCCTGCTGGCCCAGGTGCCCAATCACCCCGACCGGCTCAAGAAGCCCATGGTTCGCAAGAACGGCAAGCTGGTGGAGACGAGCTGGGACGAGGCGCTGAGCCTGGTGGCCAAGCGTTTCAAGGACTCCGTCAAGAAGCACGGGTCCGACTCGGTGGCCTTCTACGGTTCCGGACAGGGTTACACCGAGGAGTCCTACGCGGCGAACAAGCTGTTCCGCGCCGGCTTTCGCACCAACAACATCGAGGGCAATCCGCGGCTGTGCATGGCGTCGGCCGTCGGCGGTTATGTGACCACCTTCGGCAAGGACGAGCCGATGGGGTGTTACGAGGACATCGATCACGCGGATGTCTTCTTCCTCATCGGATCCAACACCGCCGAGGCTCATCCGATCATCTTCCGCCGCATCGCCAAGCGGAAGGAGACGGGGGGCGCGGTGAAGGTCATCGTCGCCGACCCGCGGCGAACGCCGACCGCTCGGATCGCTGATCTGCACCTGCGCTTCAAGCCCGGGACCGACCTGGCCATCCTCAACGCCATGGCCCACGTGATGGTCAAGGAAAACCTGGTGGATCCGAAGTTCATCAAGAACTCCGTCGGCTTCGGTGCCGGCAAGGCCGCCGACAAGAGCTGGGAAGACTACAAGGCCTTCCTCGAAACCTACACGCCCGAGTACGCCGAGAAAGTCTCCGGTTGTCCGAAAGACGACATCATCGCCGCGGCACGGATCTTCGGAGCCAAGGGCAAGCGCACCCTGTCGTTCTGGACCATGGGGCTCAATCAGCGCACCCGCGGCGTTTGGGCCAACAACCTCGTGCACAACCTGCACCTGATCACGGGCAAGATCGGCATGCCCGGAAGCACCTCGTTTTCGCTGACCGGTCAGCCCAATGCCTGCGGCGGTGTCCGCGATCAGGGCGGCCTCTCGCACCTGCTGCCCTACGGCCGGCTGTCCGGCAAGCCCGAGCACCGCGCCTTGATGGAAAAGCTCTGGGGACTCGAGCCGGGCACCCTGCCTGACCGACCGGGCAAGCACGCGATCGCCATGTTCCAGGGGCTCGAGAGCGGGGACATCAAGTGCATTTACATCATGTGCACCAATCCCGGCCAGTCCCTGCCCAACGTCAACCGCTATCGCAAGGCGATGCAGAGCAAGGATACCTTCGTCGTCGTCTCCGATATCTTCCCCACCCGCACCACCGAACTGGCCGACGTGGTGCTGCCGGCGGCGGCCTGGGGTGAGAAGGAGGGTGTCTACGGCTGCTCGGAACGGCGCTATCAGCTCGACTCCAAGGTCGTCGATCCGGTGGGCGAGGCGCGGCCCGATTTCGACATTCTCGTCGACCTGGCCCACCGTTGCGGCTTCAAGGATCTCTTGCCCTGGAAACATCCGGCCGAGGCCTGGGATGAAATCCGGCGCATCGCCAAGGACACGCCCTACGCTTTCTGGGGCATCACCCGTGATCGGCTGCACAAGGATCACGGCGTTCTCTGGCCCTGTCCGAGCGAGGGACACCCCGGCACCAAGCGGCGGTATGTCAAGGGCGAGGATCCGCTGGTTCCCGCGGACTGGCCCCACCGGATGATGTTCTACGGTAAGCCCGACAAGAAGGCGGTGGTCTGGTTCCGTCCCCAGAAGGATCCCCAGGAAGTCCCGGACAAGGAATATCCCTTCTATTTCACCACCGGTCGGGTCATCGAGCACTGGCATACGGGCACGATGACCGGCCGTTGCAAGGAACTGGCTCACGCGCGGCGGGAGGCCGAGGTGGAGATCCATCCCGACGACGCCAAGAAGATCGGCGTGCGTGCGGGAGGCAAGGTCAAGGTCAGCTCGCGCAGGGGCAGCGTGGTCTTCCCCGTCAACGTTACCGACACCTCTCCGCGGGGCATGGTGTTCGTCAACATGCATGACGCCGACCGCATGTGTAACGAGATCACCGTCGATGCCTACGACCCGGGTTCCAAGCAGCCCGAGTTCAAGATTTGCGCCGTGAAGCTGGAGAAGGCGTGA
- a CDS encoding cytochrome c3 family protein codes for MSRKATAAAAILLAGALLAGLSLTIGAEPSGHPDVGTSGDCVACHEAVTPEVTKEWFAGPHGLNNVKCFVCHGSTGTNFTKVPDTTRCVSCHADQVVSMSSPMMKGKTCFSCHPNHLLKPHGAGM; via the coding sequence ATGAGCCGAAAAGCAACGGCCGCCGCAGCCATCCTGCTCGCAGGAGCGCTGCTGGCTGGACTGTCTCTGACCATCGGTGCCGAGCCGAGCGGACACCCCGATGTGGGCACGAGCGGGGATTGTGTCGCTTGCCACGAGGCGGTGACCCCCGAGGTGACGAAAGAGTGGTTTGCCGGTCCCCACGGGCTGAACAACGTCAAGTGCTTCGTGTGTCACGGCTCGACCGGCACGAATTTCACCAAGGTACCCGACACCACCCGCTGCGTGAGTTGTCACGCCGACCAGGTAGTCAGCATGTCCAGCCCGATGATGAAGGGGAAGACCTGCTTCTCCTGTCATCCGAATCACCTTCTGAAGCCTCACGGCGCAGGAATGTAA
- a CDS encoding multiheme c-type cytochrome, translated as MSLQFKKFIVAVFALAFLAAVITVGMIEKNRHKPEVAARVYADEVTRACIDCHDEKHISVNWNRQWEKSRHAEKGIGCIACHQAKEGEPDAWEHEGYLVTHIPTPGDCKQCHEQEFKEFTESHHAKATQFIGSLDNILGEIVEGTPAANMGCRQCHGSQVEVDEKGVPVAGTWPNTGIGRVNPDGTQGTCTACHLRHDFSLKQVREPATCGRCHMGPDHPQIEIYEESKHGIAFVAHREEMNMDEKEWIVGETYTAAPTCATCHMSATPTMERTHDVGDRISWTLRPPVSKKLENWEERRTKMQKVCLECHSKTWVNNFYVMYDGAVNHYNNKFGIPAAAIMEELKKAGKITATPFDDPIEWIYFELWHHEGRRARMGASMMGPDYTQWHGFYEVAKHFYNKFIPAAEKLKRGVTAEVMSMEEHRWKKGMTKEQIQKMLDFYKGRYNQEIH; from the coding sequence ATGAGCCTCCAGTTCAAGAAGTTCATCGTCGCAGTTTTCGCCCTCGCTTTTCTCGCCGCGGTGATCACCGTCGGGATGATCGAGAAGAACAGGCACAAGCCGGAAGTGGCCGCCAGGGTCTATGCCGACGAGGTCACCCGGGCCTGCATCGACTGCCACGACGAGAAGCACATCTCGGTCAACTGGAACCGCCAGTGGGAGAAGTCGCGGCATGCCGAGAAAGGTATCGGCTGCATCGCCTGCCACCAGGCCAAGGAAGGAGAGCCCGACGCCTGGGAGCACGAGGGATACCTGGTGACGCATATTCCCACTCCGGGCGACTGCAAACAGTGCCACGAGCAGGAGTTCAAAGAATTCACCGAGTCGCACCACGCCAAGGCGACCCAGTTCATCGGTTCGCTGGACAATATCCTCGGCGAAATCGTGGAGGGGACCCCCGCGGCCAACATGGGTTGCCGCCAGTGCCATGGTTCCCAGGTCGAGGTCGACGAAAAGGGGGTTCCCGTGGCCGGCACGTGGCCCAACACCGGCATCGGACGCGTCAATCCCGATGGCACCCAGGGGACCTGCACGGCTTGCCATCTGCGCCATGACTTCTCGCTCAAGCAGGTGCGGGAGCCCGCCACCTGTGGTCGTTGCCACATGGGCCCCGATCATCCCCAGATCGAAATCTACGAAGAATCCAAGCACGGCATCGCCTTCGTGGCCCACCGCGAAGAGATGAATATGGACGAGAAGGAGTGGATCGTCGGCGAGACCTATACCGCCGCTCCCACCTGCGCGACATGCCACATGTCGGCGACGCCGACGATGGAACGCACCCACGACGTGGGCGACAGAATCTCCTGGACTTTGCGTCCGCCGGTTTCGAAGAAGCTGGAAAACTGGGAAGAGCGGCGCACGAAGATGCAGAAGGTCTGCCTCGAATGCCACTCCAAGACCTGGGTCAACAACTTCTACGTGATGTATGACGGCGCTGTCAATCACTACAACAACAAGTTCGGCATCCCGGCGGCGGCGATCATGGAAGAGTTGAAGAAGGCGGGCAAGATCACCGCCACACCCTTTGACGATCCGATCGAGTGGATCTACTTCGAACTCTGGCATCACGAGGGTCGCCGCGCGCGCATGGGCGCCTCGATGATGGGGCCCGACTACACCCAGTGGCACGGCTTCTACGAGGTGGCCAAGCACTTCTACAACAAGTTCATCCCGGCGGCTGAAAAGCTCAAGCGAGGTGTGACGGCCGAGGTGATGTCGATGGAAGAGCACCGCTGGAAGAAGGGCATGACGAAGGAGCAGATCCAGAAGATGCTCGACTTCTACAAGGGGCGCTACAACCAGGAGATCCACTGA
- a CDS encoding cytochrome bc complex cytochrome b subunit, whose translation MAQMNPSVPGWVRFIRARIPVNIEVFEELSKEPIPNHMKNWWYALGGTPLMLLMIQAATGILLTFYYRPSPEGAWETVHKITTEVPFGWFIRSVHHWAANLMIVAVALHLVRVFFTGAFRKPRELNWMVGSGLLMATLGFGFTGYALVNDQLSFWAATVGTNVAAQTPLIGEWILHLLRGGAEVGPTTLTRFFVFHIGALPSIVMVLVGAHIFLIRIHGVMELDAPEEVQQTPLTVEEDREGKKRFDPNRYFAFFPDHITTELMVGLFLVTVLAVLAISFPAHLGEPANPNETPLHIKPEWYFFPAFRWLKLTPLWLGMAGMMAAGAAFVFWPFIDQLFRRRNPRSEVGTVIGAAALIVVLIFTIWEALA comes from the coding sequence ATGGCGCAGATGAATCCCAGCGTTCCCGGTTGGGTGCGTTTTATCAGGGCCCGGATTCCCGTCAACATCGAGGTCTTCGAAGAACTCTCCAAAGAGCCCATCCCGAACCACATGAAGAACTGGTGGTACGCGCTGGGGGGAACCCCGCTGATGCTCCTGATGATCCAGGCGGCCACCGGGATCCTTCTGACCTTCTACTACCGGCCGTCACCGGAGGGCGCCTGGGAGACGGTGCACAAGATCACCACCGAGGTTCCCTTCGGCTGGTTCATCCGCTCGGTGCACCACTGGGCGGCCAACCTGATGATCGTCGCTGTCGCCCTGCACCTGGTCCGGGTTTTCTTCACCGGCGCCTTTCGCAAGCCACGGGAGCTGAACTGGATGGTCGGGTCAGGACTGCTGATGGCCACCCTCGGCTTCGGTTTTACGGGATACGCCCTGGTCAACGACCAACTCTCCTTCTGGGCGGCGACGGTGGGCACCAACGTGGCGGCCCAGACACCGTTGATCGGCGAATGGATCCTTCACCTGCTGCGTGGAGGGGCCGAAGTGGGGCCGACGACCCTCACCCGATTCTTCGTCTTCCACATCGGCGCGCTGCCCTCGATCGTGATGGTCCTGGTGGGAGCCCACATCTTTCTGATCCGCATTCACGGAGTGATGGAGCTCGACGCTCCTGAAGAAGTCCAGCAGACCCCGTTGACCGTGGAAGAAGACCGCGAGGGCAAGAAACGATTCGATCCCAACCGTTACTTCGCTTTCTTCCCCGACCATATCACTACCGAGCTGATGGTCGGTCTGTTCCTGGTGACCGTGCTCGCCGTGCTGGCCATCAGCTTCCCGGCCCATCTCGGTGAGCCTGCCAACCCCAATGAAACCCCCCTGCACATCAAGCCGGAGTGGTACTTCTTCCCGGCCTTCCGCTGGCTCAAGCTGACGCCGTTGTGGCTCGGCATGGCGGGCATGATGGCGGCAGGGGCGGCCTTCGTCTTCTGGCCCTTCATCGACCAACTCTTCCGCCGGCGCAACCCGCGCAGCGAAGTGGGAACGGTGATCGGAGCCGCTGCACTGATCGTGGTGCTCATCTTCACCATCTGGGAGGCCCTCGCATGA
- a CDS encoding ubiquinol-cytochrome c reductase iron-sulfur subunit has translation MSTAASKDRRDFLANLALAVTVVPGLGILASQILQYLVPYEPQKTSEVLLTRLSQLPVGSSKPFKDVLGNELIAIRLGEEDVRVFSSICTHLGCRVEWRQTEGDFFCPCHLGRFDTSGKVVSGPPPTPLPSYEVRLEGDNIFVTVPEKEA, from the coding sequence ATGTCGACAGCAGCTTCCAAGGACCGTCGAGACTTTCTTGCCAACCTGGCACTGGCGGTGACGGTCGTGCCGGGCCTGGGGATCCTGGCCAGCCAGATTCTCCAGTACCTGGTGCCCTACGAACCCCAGAAGACCTCCGAGGTCCTGCTGACCCGGCTCAGTCAACTGCCGGTGGGTTCGAGCAAGCCCTTCAAGGACGTCCTGGGCAACGAGTTGATCGCCATCCGCCTGGGAGAAGAGGACGTCCGGGTCTTTTCTTCCATCTGCACCCACCTGGGTTGCCGGGTCGAATGGAGGCAGACCGAGGGCGATTTCTTCTGCCCCTGCCACCTCGGCCGATTCGACACGAGCGGCAAGGTGGTATCCGGCCCCCCCCCCACGCCCCTGCCTTCCTACGAGGTGCGCCTGGAGGGCGACAACATCTTCGTCACGGTTCCGGAGAAGGAGGCCTGA